From the genome of Prunus persica cultivar Lovell chromosome G8, Prunus_persica_NCBIv2, whole genome shotgun sequence:
GTCTCCAtgaacaatttagaattacaatgtatcattaaatgctttctttttttatttgatttaatatgggtataagtggaaaattataaaaaatttgttttccattcctacttaaaacaaacatggaaaaggaaacaaacggGGCCTtatcttaaaaaagaaaaaaaaaaagaaaaaaaagaaaagaaaagacaactTTGGACGCAGCATGCATATGTCTCCAGtttccaaaataataaaaagtcatTCTTCATATCCATAAAGTTTAGCATCCACCATGCAGGTGAATAAGATACAATAGAATTGATGATCTAACATCACTTCTTAATTCATTTTATTCTTGATAATATAGCTTCATAGATATAGTTGATTTAGTAAGGCTTCTCCCCAACATAGTTGCCTGGCGGATCATAGTTACACCCGATGAAGGTACCTCCACTGTTGCACCTCACTTTTGCACACCCTACACGAGCTGTGTTACGCCAAACAACCTGCGTATAATGCCCACACATCTTGCCATCGGCACAAGTGTTAGAGTCGTAGTTATAGTCGGCCTTCTCCGCCACCCACATGTTCACGGCATCCGTGCCCGACAAGTCAGCGGTGCTCATGGCAAGGTTTTCGCCGTAGGGCCCACCAGAGTGGACAAGATTGCAGTCGCCAATGTGTTGATTGGCATAGTCTTGCGCATAGCCTTGTAGCTTCTCATCCCATGACAATGGCCCGACATTTACCGCCGCTCGAGCGTTGTTATGGGCAGTGACGTAGTCTTGCGGTGTGTCTTGGGCATGAGTGGATTGGAGAAGGGCAGAGCCTAAAACACAAACGAGGGCTAGTAAAATCTTGGACAGGCCcatgttgggttttgagagttTGATAATGTATGAAGGAGTTTTTTGTTGCGAGAACGATACATATAGTGTGGGGTATTTATAATGGAAAATGTGGAAATTTATGTGCGTTACTATTCAAGAGCGTTCCTAATACGTTACTGACGCTATCAATAATGGAGTGTGCTTGTGCAATATGATATCAAAATACTTGAGAGCTTGTGAAATATATTATCGATGCATCTAGAAAACATATGAGTTGCTTTGccatcagaaaataaaaaataaaaaaacgtaTGAGTTGATCAGTTAGCTAGGTCTAGCTAAGGCTAACCGTCAATTTCGGGGAATAAATTGATGGCAAACTTCGgaagacaagaaaagaaaagtaaattttggaaaataggGGAAATGAATATGAAGTATATACCATACCATGATTGCTTTGGAAAATCCTTTATGGACTTTACCATACCATGTGTAGTGCGTGTAGTTGTACGggtcttgaaaaaaaaagagatatttagtcatcagtcctcttctattgagggatccctcaaataattttatttgagggacgccccttagggtaccctacaatttttttcccaatgatccaaaccatctattttttaggtctttattcatagatcatccttacaaaaaattagacaaattggaaaccatttcaacatccaattgtgtcttacaaaatcaatgaatacgatgcttcaagaaaatgctaaaatttcaatagcttaattgagtggtcaaataatatcggattcaagtgattttttgttgatatgatctttgaatgagtatatacaaaatagacggtttggattagtgaaatacaatccggagtggggcctacaaggggtgtccctcaaataagcttatttgagggattcctcaaTAGAAGCTCTCTGATTTAGTCATATatccattcttagcactaaaattataaataaattctacatcatttaatttctataaacaaacccaacaaaaacccaaaaaatgacagctgactctattgaatttaattttgattattaaattactttgatgccctattgagtgttttgggctttttttttatgaggttttggggttgggttcgttttaagaaatcaatgacagttttgtaattcaaaagaagttaaaagcatttttgttatgttgtaaatgggctttgggtgtgtttctaaactccatttcatatatgattttttttaaatgtaaataatttgggctcctatattaggtataatagtgaatctcccaaaaagaaaagtgaagTCAATATAACTGTTGATGCCCAAAAAAtctagggagattcactattatacctaaGGGCTTTCATGACTCTACTCTCTAGGATAATGAGGTATTGTTATCTTCTCAATACAAAGgcaaatgaatgaaaattgGAGAAAAGAGACTCGAGCAAATTATGTTGTGATATTGGAGCATGAGATTGATAGGTACATCACCGACCCTATTGAAGATGTGGTTGACTTATTCGATGTTTTAAAGTAGTGGAAATTGAATGAGGTTAAGTATCCGGGTTTGGCACTTATTGCAAAGGATGTGCTTGACATCCCAGTATCAACGGTGGCTTCAGAATCATGTTTTAGCACAGGTGGTTGGATAGTTAATTCATTTCGTGCTTCTTTGACTCCTAAAATTTTGGAGGCCTTAATTTGCTCTCAAAATTGGTTAAGGTCAGGTGACATATCCTCTTTATAATATGAGCCAACAATTCAAGAGATGAAGTTTTATGAATCCATTGAATTAGGtatttctttgtaattttatatgCTTTATTAATGTAATTTACAATTTGTAGGTTTCACTAATGTtttaatgggtttttttttaattttatatagaTTTATGAGTTCATCCACACCTCCCAAGTCTGCCCCAGCTACTTTTCAATGTTAGGAGGAATTTAATGAAGTTGCAACACTTAGGACTACATGCTTTTGTGGAGTTTTTGCATGcttgtattttgtttatattttgctGCAGTGGgattgtaatttattttgaatttggattgtaatttatattttgctGAAGttgaatataatttatttgctAAAGTTGGATTGATTTTGATGTGATAAAAGCTTGGTGGAAGTTTAAATTTGGGCTTGGCCTATTTGATAATGAACAAATTGGTAGGTttgtaatataattaaattttgggcAGGTCTGTAATATAATACAATTTTGGGCAGATCtgtaatataaataaaattatatattacaaTTTTGGGCTCATGCCAAAAATCGATAATCGCAAGAACCAAACTGGAATTGGGCAGGTCTGGGTTGGTTCGGTCTTGCCTATAAATCTTTGTCAAAATCGAACAAAACCGAATTGATCTTCATTTTCAGTTCAAGTTCTAATTTTATAAGAAATCGGCCTGAACCGAACTATGTCCACCCCTAATATCCATTAAATTTAGCATCCACCATGCCGGTGAATAAGATCAATCAATTGATGATCTAACATCACTTCTTAATTCATTTTGTTCTTGATAACATAGATTCATAGATAtagttggtttgtttttttagacGAATAAATATAGTTGGTTTAGTAAGACTTCTACTCAACATTGTTGCCAATGGTGAATATTATTGGAACATCCATGCACCTGGCACATGGTAGAATTTTCGCATAGGAGTTGTAAGGCTTGTAAGGCTTCTGCCCAACATAGTTGCCTGGTGGATCAAAGTTGCACCCGATGAAGGTACCTCCACTGTTGCACCTCACTTTTGCACACCCTACACGAGTTGTGTTACGCCAAATAACCTGCGTATAATGCCCACACACCTTGCCATCGGCACAAGTGTTAGAGTCGTAGTTATAGAAGGCCTTCTCTGCCACCCACATGTTCACGGCATCCGTGCCCGACAAATCAGCGGTGCTCATTACTGACTCTATCAATAATGGAGTGTGCTTGTGAAATATAATACCAAAAATACTTGAGAGCTTGTGAAATATATTATCGATGCATCTAGAAAACATATGAGTTGCTTTGCtatcagaaaaaataaaatgaaaaaacgtGTATGAGTTGACCAGTTAGCGTCTAAAGAAGGCTAACCGTCAATTTCGGGGAACAAATTGATCGCAAACTATGGAagaccagaaaagaaaagtaaactttGGAAAATAGGGGAAAGGAAATTCTTTATGGACTTTACCATACCATGTGTAGTGCGTGTAGTCTGTACGTGTGAATGAGCTAATATGGCTCAAGTCCCACCATGTTTACAGGAGGGTCGTAAttgcaaagaaacaaaactccACCCACTATTACGCTGTACCCTTCCACACCCAAGACAAACCCAAGTGTCCCAAACAcactaagttttggactcgtaGTTATATAATTGGGCTTCGGCTCGACCAAGGCTCTCTTGGGCGCTTCTGAATGTACCAAATTACAATTTTCAGCCCAGGCAAAGTCCATAAACTGAAATGTCATTGCCCCAATTTCCGCGTgtcatttaataattttcatgCTTAAATTGCCAAACAATGGAAATATCAATTTCTCCTCTTTAATTTCCGGCTTTTAACCAAATCCCAAGTTATTTTCCTCCATCCAAACGGAGGGTTAAGGAAAAACAATTCTTGCTACAAGaatcattctctctctctctctctctctctctctctctctctctcccccattTGTGTACCGTGTCCtatgaaagtcatgattttcggggtttttatcacaaaaaggTACTGGAAAAATCCGAAAATTGCTccttaagaaataaaatttattcttaaaaaaaaaaacctgaaataaaaaataagaccGCAAATTAACTAATAGATGTGGAGGAAAATGGTTGGTCGGGTTCAGAGTCAGAAAATTACGAGTAAGGATCTTGTCCTCACCTCTTAAAATTACGAGTTAATATGGTCAAGTCTCTTTGAGTTTTAGGGAGAGAAGTATCACTAGCCCAAAATCAAGAGTTAATTAGTATTAATTAAAGAGAGGTTGatgacaattaaaaataaagagaatgaaataaaaacttacaaaaaatgaaataatttttacttcttttttatatatgtcaTCTCCTCTTATAATCAACAGTCACGTAAAAGAATGTTGGGAGGGTGAGGAGGTAAATTCGTACACACCCGTTACATGTAATCGCCTCTATCCCCTCTTATTCTTCtaatttctcaacaacaaaaatacaagacCCCCAAACAGGCCTAGTCGAGGTGTGCACGTATGTTTGTGTGACATGTAAATTTAGTGTCTAGTAGGGATGGTCCTCCTCATTATAAGCAGGATCATAGTTGCAGATGACATAGTTTAGTCCATTCTTGCACTTTGAAATGCCACAACCAACTTCGGTGGTTTTGCCCCAAATCACACCAAGGTAATGTCCACATTCGTCTCGGACGCATTTGTTTAGGTCGTAGTCATAAAACTCCTTCTCAGTGACCCAATACTTGGCGGCAGCTGCTCCAGACATGCCTTCTCCTGAGGCCAAGTTCTCACCATAAGGCCCCATTGAGTGCTCCATGGCGCAGTCATCAACTCTCTTGTCTGCATAATCTTGGGCATACTTGGCTAGGGTCGCGTTCCATTTGAGTGGACGGTTGCCGACCTGGGCGCGGGCCTTGTTGTGTTCCTCCACGAAGCCATCGATATCTTCTTTGGAAAGGTCTGCAGAGACAAGAGTGAAGAACAATGCGACGGAGCAGATGGCCAGAAGAAGCTTGATGTTGAACGCCATTTTGTTTCTCGGTATGAGAAAGGTCTCGGATGTTATTGTATTAGAGAATGTTGAATTGATAGAGGTTAATTGAAAGGGCAAATGAGATTGTgcatatttatatagttgagaGGGTTAAATATAGGATCCTTGAAAATGGGAGGGTTTCTCAAGTTCTATAAATAACCATGGAGAACAAATAAGACCTGTGAGAGTGGATTTTAGATTCATAGAAACAGTGTATTGTCGGACAATCAATCTATACCATTGATTAAGtaggttttattttaatcCTATATTACAATATATAATCATTACTTAGGTGAGGATTTTTCGCTGCAATGACAAACATTTAGCCTTGCAATGAGGATCAAAGTTTTGACTCTCGTCTTCTCTATCTCATAAATAAAGTAGTCGTTACTCCAGAATGATATAAATGAACTTGTAATATGGCCCCTCTGTCAACTTCTTGtggcttttaaaaataaaaggtaaaGCATTATGCTTCTTaccaaaatacaaacaaatgaaagaGGAAGCAAATTAATTAGACAAAAAGGTCACCTTTCGTTCATGTAGTTTGAtgaaattttcacttttgttcttgtaattttaattctAGCAATTTGACCCATGTAGTTTGATAAACACGCGTCTCTTATGTGGAGGAGTATTTTGTACCGAATTTTGGACGAAATTCACTGGAAATTTAGATGGGTCCTTGAATTGCGATAGAATCAAACTACAAAAGtgaaatgacaaaattaaactacatggatcaaaataaaaaaaaattccgacAAATTACAAGGAccaaaaataacttttttttcccaattaaATATGGATATAGAGGAAAACGTTTGAAGGGTGTTGCCTCTCTTGGTCTTGCAACAACTTTGGGCTCTCATATGCCCGAGTTGCCCCATATCAGATTGGTATTGTTTGGCCCATGAAAAACTCTTGCTAGTTTTCTCGGTTTTCAGGCCCATTGTAGCAAAAAGGAAATACGTATGGTTGTTTAGCTTTATGTTTCTTAGCAAACTAATGGACAATTAgtcttttattaaaattaccaGTAGTTTTGGTTGTTGAATCTCGTGCAAGTTAGGTTGTGGTTGTATTGGCTGCAAGCGGTGCAAGTTAGGTTGTGGTTGTATTGGCTGCAAGCGGAACGTAGGCGCTTTAGGTGTGTGTTGACCATGCACTCTCGCGTCATGTAATGTCGTATGTATGATATTGGTGGTGTGGTAAACCAATTACTTTTTTGTCtagttatatttttctttccaatattaaaaacaaaaaaattctcaaattcgAATCTTCCCTCActtaaagattttaaaaaaaaaaaaaacacatagaCATAACTGGAAAAACCATAGAAATAATTAGTGAAATATAATTACAACGAAcacattcaaattttcaaaatctatAAAGACATAAGAGATCCAAGTTCCTACCTATAATCACTGCAACCACAATCTTGACCAAGGGTTTTAATCCAAAGAATCTTTGAGATCTTGAATAAAGTTAGGTGACATCTCAACCTTTACGACAAGTGTTCTATTCTACTTTATCTCTCCAATCATATGAAGTTCTAATCTTACTTGAAATGGTATAAGATCAGTCCTTATCTCTTGGattacaggggtccaagagatttgtgatcacttaccgttggatgtaaattcaacgattcactcactcttgcactcttttgaagaaacttttttgaaccattgcaTTAATATCCAATGGTGGGTGActacaatctcttggactcctgtggtccaagaaatcggGACTCGGTATAAGATATCATATAAGAtttgttatatttataatggaatgggctaaatttactttacgtGAAGGATGTTGTATTAGAAATTTTGGGCTAAGAAAAACCACCACACCTGGGCTATAGCTCAAGTTAGTCCTTACTAAGGACCATCCTTGTTTATTGTACAACCACAATCAAATTGGTATACAAATctcatatatacataaagaAACGGTGCATACAAACATCATGAACAAGAAAATCTTAGGTGGCATTTGGCATCCTATTCAAGTATGGAATTcaaaaacttttatttttcttgaaaacaaagagtcctAAAACCCattttttaagattcaaaaacttgtttggtattcaATGAGGGAACTCAAACTTTAAAAACAAGGAGTTCTGAAATTCATGTTTGAAGATTAAAAAACTTgatcagaccaaaaaaaaaaaaaagattaaaaaacttgtttgttatgcaacttgaaaacagtttctttgaaaaaattctataaaatagatttgttatattttcaagtatttgggtgtttttgagttattttttagtttaggTTTTCAAAACTAGGTCTCtaccaaacaaattttttgagttttggacttaaataatttttcattttttattttttgtaaagttTCACAAGTTGGATTCAAATAGAATACCAAACATGCACTTCACATCCTTTTGATATTCCATTTGTCAATTAAAGACAAAGGCGAGATGCAGAGGCAGACGAGAGagattggccaaaaaaaaaaaaaaaaaagaaagaaagaatgagaATGACATAATATTTCAGTTAGAAATTAcagaaatgaaataatcttattctttttcattttttgattcaCTCTTGTCACCTCTCACAATACCATATCAAGTGCTAGTCACGTAAAAAAATGTTGTGAGTGTGGGGAAGTATTTGTATACATTcgttacattttatttttctaatttcagtaaaagaaaaaaaaaacacaggaCCTCTCAACAGGCCTAATGTTGGTGTGGTTACGCGCACGTGAGCGTACATACATCATCTAGTGGGGGCGCTCGTCTTCGGGCTGGTACATGGGATCGTAGCTGCAAACTACGTAGTTTTGTCCATTCTTGCACTTTGAAATGCCACATCCGACCTTGGTAATTTTGCCCCAGACCACAGCAAGGTAGTGACCACATTCGTCTTTGACGCATTTGTTGGACTTTTCGTCATAGAACTCCTTCTTGGTGACCCAATACTTGGTAGCAGCAGCACC
Proteins encoded in this window:
- the LOC18768862 gene encoding pathogenesis-related protein 1; this encodes MAFNIKLLLAICSVALFFTLVSADLSKEDIDGFVEEHNKARAQVGNRPLKWNATLAKYAQDYADKRVDDCAMEHSMGPYGENLASGEGMSGAAAAKYWVTEKEFYDYDLNKCVRDECGHYLGVIWGKTTEVGCGISKCKNGLNYVICNYDPPGNYVGQKPYKPYNSYAKILPCARCMDVPIIFTIGNNVE
- the LOC18767807 gene encoding pathogenesis-related protein 1; this encodes MGLSKILLALVCVLGSALLQSTHAQDTPQDYVTAHNNARAAVNVGPLSWDEKLQGYAQDYANQHIGDCNLVHSGGPYGENLAMSTADLSGTDAVNMWVAEKADYNYDSNTCADGKMCGHYTQVVWRNTARVGCAKVRCNSGGTFIGCNYDPPGNYVGEKPY